A stretch of Gadus chalcogrammus isolate NIFS_2021 chromosome 9, NIFS_Gcha_1.0, whole genome shotgun sequence DNA encodes these proteins:
- the b3gnt9 gene encoding UDP-GlcNAc:betaGal beta-1,3-N-acetylglucosaminyltransferase 9 — translation MMMRKVRVLRKIFHVQRDVMFTMVLLLFFCLLLYTQQVLLQSGWDRTVWRLEIEGSTSSSRVLLGAVRTRTGSGSQVAHAGPEVPACKTQPDARARQPDPKRKVKPSQAPLAKTKRKRKGLRGRVTPTNNSGDVKPTMPPFDFEAYLREKDNRDFGLRIDQPQKCMMGEGEPDGPYMLIAVKSVAADFDKRQVVRQTWGRERPSQHGVTLRTVFLLGVPRNQSALPLWDRLLLYESDAYKDILLWDFEDSFFNLTLKETHFLQWVNSSCPHVRFIFKGDADVFVNIENILEMLQDKNASEDLFIGDIIVHAKPIRKRTSKYYVPEFMYGGGLYPSYAGGGGFVMSGHTARRLSAACQQVELFPIDDVFLGMCLQRISVKPYPHKGFRTFGIPRPSAAPHLQTFDPCFYRDLMVVHSLTPPQIWLMWNLLHDPHLRCHAGGTPSTGTFRWSDGGAVGRAGGRAGGRVATVDPKEGEELQTTDYGLEDVFVKH, via the exons atgatgatgaggaaggtTAGGGTGCTGAGGAAGATCTTTCACGTCCAAAGAGACGTGATGTTCACCATGGTGTTGCTGCTGTTCTTCTGCCTGCTCCTCTACACTCAACAG GTTCTGCTCCAGTCGGGCTGGGACAGAACCGTGTGGCGTCTGGAGATCGAGGGCTCCACCAGCTCCAGCCGGGTTCTGCTGGGAGCGGTGAGGACCAGAACCGGCTCCGGGTCTCAA GTAGCTCATGCAGGCCCGGAGGTCCCCGCCTGCAAGACCCAGCCCGACGCCAGAGCCCGGCAGCCTGACCCCAAGCGGAAGGTCAAACCCAGTCAGGCGCCACTCGCCAAAACTAAGAGGAAACGCAAAGGGCTGCGGGGGAGAGTCACTCCGACAAATAACTCGGGTGACGTAAAGCCGACGATGCCGCCGTTTGACTTTGAGGCTTACCTGAGGGAGAAGGACAACCGAGACTTCGGGCTGCGCATCGATCAGCCTCAGAAATGCatgatgggagagggagagcccgACGGACCCTACATGCTCATTGCAGTCAAATCTGTCGCCGCAGACTTTGACAAGCGCCAG GTGGTGCGTCAGACGTGGGGTCGGGAGAGGCCGTCCCAGCACGGCGTCACCCTCCGTACGGTGTTCCTCCTGGGGGTACCCCGGAACCAGAGCGCCCTGCCCCTGTGGGACCGCCTGCTGCTCTACGAGAGCGACGCCTACAAGGACATCCTGCTCTGGGACTTTGAGGACTCCTTCTTCAACCTGACGCTGAAGGAAACTCATTTCCTCCAGTGGGTCAATAGCAGCTGCCCACATGTCAG GTTCATCTTCAAGGGCGACGCGGACGTCTTCGTGAATATCGAGAACATCCTGGAGATGTTGCAGGACAAAAACGCCAGCGAGGATCTGTTTATCGGTGACATCATCGTCCACGCCAAGCCGATCCGCAAGCGCACCTCCAAGTACTACGTGCCAGAGTTTATGTACGGCGGCGGCTTGTACCCGTCCTACGCCGGAGGGGGCGGGTTCGTCATGTCGGGCCACACGGCCCGCAGACTCAGCGCTGCGTGTCAACAG GTGGAGTTGTTCCCCATCGACGACGTCTTCTTAGGGATGTGTCTCCAGCGCATCTCCGTCAAGCCCTACCCCCACAAGGGGTTCCGGACGTTTGGCATCCCCCGGCCGTCCGCCGCGCCCCACCTCCagacctttgacccctgcttCTACAGGGACCTCATGGTGGTCCACAGCCTCACGCCTCCCCAGATCTGGCTCATGTGGAACCTCCTCCACGACCCCCACCTCCGCTGCCACGCCGGGGGGACTCCCTCGACGGGAACCTTCCGGTGGAGCGATGGTGGAGCTGTGGGAAGGGCTGGAGGAAGAGCTGGAGGAAGGGTGGCAACAGTAGACccaaaggagggagaggaattACAGACTACAGACTATGGATTGGAGGATGTGTTTGTGAAGCATTAg
- the bbs2 gene encoding Bardet-Biedl syndrome 2 protein homolog encodes MLVPIFTLKLNHKINPRMVTVGKFDGIHPCLTAATQAGKVFIHNPHTRGQRPAAHRLSQSTQDSDISLLNINQAVSCLTAGSLGPNTAGDTLLVGSQTNLLAYDVHDNADIFYREVTDGANAIVLGKLGDIQSPLAIIGGNCALQGFDYEGKDLFWTVTGDNVQSLVLCDFTGDGKNELLVGSEDFDIRVFKEDKLVSEMSENETVTSLCHMHGSRFGYALANGTVGVYDRTARYWRIKSKNHAMSIHAFDLNGDGVVELITGWSNGKIDARSDRTGDVIFKDNFSSSVAGVVEGDYRMDGQVQLICTSTEGEVRGYLPASKELKGNLMESSVEQDLVRELSQRRQNLLLELRNYDENAKGVTETDSEVGVIPANTQLQTALSVRPATEAQKAHVELSISTPNETIIRSVLIFAEGIFEGESHVVHPSAQKLSGCVRVPIVPPKDIPVDLHIKAFVGGKNSTQFHVFEITRQLPRFSMYVMGADPSVAPPTGRVTFSINDRSQRVVMWLNQNFLLPKGANSPDVTFTSLRGGLLSISMTSSGQITLSTDDIDLAGDLIQSLASFLAIEDLSAEVDFPDYFKELRTTLTEVDEFHCVHQKLTAAIADHSNYIRNMLVQAEDARLMGNMITMKKRYRELYDVNRDLVNEYKIRSNNHNALLARLKCVNQAIQRAGRLRVGKPKNQVISACRDAIKTNNVNTLFKIMKAGAASS; translated from the exons ATGTTGGTTCCAATATTTACTCTGAAGCTGAACCACAAGATCAACCCTCGCATGGTTACTGTTGGAAAGTTTGATGGGATTCATCCATGTCTGACAGCCGCCACTCAGGCAGGGAAG GTGTTCATCCACAACCCCCACACCCGTGGACAGCGACCTGCCGCGCACCGGCTGAGCCAGAGCACACAGGACTCTGACATCTCCCTGCTCAACATCAACCAGGCGGTTAGCTGCCTGACTGCAGGCTCCCTGGGGCCTAACACCGCAGGGGACACCCTACTGGTCGGCTCTCAGACCAACCTGCTGGCCTACGACGTCCACGACAACGCTGATATATTCTACAGGGAG GTTACAGATGGGGCCAACGCAATTGTGCTGGGGAAACTAGGGGACATCCAATCTCCCCTGGCCATCATCGGTGGGAACTGTGCCTTACAAGGCTTCGACTATGAGGGCAAAGACCTGTTCTGGACG GTTACTGGTGATAATGTTCAATCGCTGGTGCTCTGTGACTTCACCGGAGACGGGAAGAATGAG CTCTTAGTCGGGTCTGAGGATTTTGACATCAGGGTTTTCAAAGAAGACAAGCTTGTTTCCGAGATGTCAGAAAATGAG ACAGTGACCTCGCTGTGCCATATGCACGGTAGCCGGTTTGGCTATGCCCTAGCCAATGGTACAGTGGGAGTCTATGACCGGACGGCCCGCTACTGGAGAATCAAG TCCAAGAATCATGCGATGAGCATCCACGCCTTTGACCTGAATGGGGATGGGGTGGTAGAACTGATCACCGGCTGGTCCAACGGAAAG ATCGATGCCCGTAGCGACCGCACGGGCGATGTCATCTTCAAAGACAACTTCTCCTCGTCGGTGGCcggtgtggtggagggggacTACCGGATGGACGGGCAGGTCCAACTCATCTGCACCTccacggagggagagg TGCGAGGCTACCTTCCAGCCAGTAAGGAACTGAAGGGGAACCTGATGGAGTCCAGTGTAGAGCAGGACCTGGTCAGAGAGCTCAGCCAGCGCAGACAGAATCTCTTGCTGGAACTACGGAACTACGACGAGAATGCCAAG GGTGTGACCGAGACGGACAGCGAGGTGGGTGTGATACCAGCCAACACTCAGCTCCAGACAGCATTGTCTGTCCGGCCCGCCACCGAGGCCCAGAAGGCCCATGTAGAACTCAGCATCTCCACGCCAAACG AGACCATTATCCGCTCAGTGCTGATCTTCGCCGAGGGGATCTTCGAGGGAGAGAGCCACGTGGTCCACCCCAGCGCACAAAAGCTCTCGGGCTGTGTCCGAGTGCCCATAGTCCCTCCCAAGGACATACCGGTAGACCTGCACATCAAGGCCTTTGTCGGGGGTAAGAACAG TACCCAGTTCCACGTGTTTGAGATCACCCGTCAGCTGCCCCGCTTCTCCATGTACGTCATGGGGGCGGACCCATCGGTGGCCCCGCCCACTGGCAGGGTCACCTTCAGCATCAACGACCGGTCCCAGCGG GTGGTGATGTGGCTCAACCAGAACTTCCTGCTCCCAAAGGGAGCAAACAGTCCAGATGTCACCTTCACATCGCTACGAGGAGGACTGTTGTCCATCAGCATGACCAGCAGTGGACAG ATCACCTTGAGCACAGATGACATCGACCTGGCAGGGGATCTCATCCAATCGCTGGCCTCGTTCCTGGCCATCGAGGACCTGTCGGCTGAGGTCGACTTTCCAGACTACTTCAAAGAGCTCCGCACAACTCTCACTGAG GTGGACGAGTTCCACTGTGTACACCAGAAGCTGACGGCGGCCATCGCTGACCACTCCAACTACATCAGGAACATGCTGGTGCAGGCCGAGGACGCCCGCCTCATGGGGAACAT GATCACCATGAAGAAGCGCTACCGGGAGCTGTACGATGTGAACCGAGACCTGGTCAACGAGTACAAGATccgctccaacaaccacaatgcACTGCTGGCCCGCCTCAAGTGCGTCAACCAGGCCATCCAACGGGCTGGGAGACTGcgag TGGGTAAGCCAAAGAACCAGGTGATCTCTGCCTGCCGTGATGCCATCAAGACCAACAACGTCAACACGCTCTTTAAGATCATGAAGGCCGGCGCCGCCTCTTCCTGA